The DNA region CTGGACCGTGGATGTCGATTTTTCTTCCGTAGGGGGCTCGGGCTTCGCTGATGAGGTCGAGAACGTCGCCTTCCGCCTGCAAGATATCGACACCGGCGGTTGGCAGGACATCGTGACCGTCAATGCTTACGATGCCGACGGCAACCTGATCCCTGTCATCCTGACGCCATCGGGCGGCGATACCGTTAGCGGCAATACCGTGACAGCGGGTCCCGGGGCGACCGCGGCCAGCTCTTCTGAAGGCTCTGTCCTTGTGGAAATCGCGGGCCCTGTCGCGCGGTTCGAGATCATCTACCAAAATGGCGGGACGTCTGGACAGCTTGGCCTTGTCACCGATGTTCAATTCGACGCGGTCCCCACAGATGACGATGAGCTGTTCGGTGAGGCTGGCAACGACACGATCACGGGCGGGTTTGGCGACGACCTTCTGGATGGAGGCACCAATAATGACGTGCTCGACGGCGGGTCAGGCAATGACACGCTGATCGGCGGCTCGGGCAACGACACGCTGGACGGTGGCGCAGGACAAGACAGTCTTGAGGGCGGCACCGGCGCGGATGTCCTGACCGGTGGCGATGGCAACGATACGTTGGGTGGCGGTGGCGGAGCAGACACGCTGGATGGTGGCGACGGCGACGACAGCCTGTCTGGCGGCAGCGGGTTCGACGTTCTCACCGGTGGCGAAGGGGCCGATACGCTGGACGGCGGCAACGGCAACGACATTTTTAATGCAGGCAGCGGCGACGTCGTCATTGGCGGCGAAGGTGGCACGGACACCAACGACCAGCTGATCGTCGATGATGTGGCCGAGGTCATCTTCGACCCGCTCAATTCTGAAAACGGCACGGTTGTCTTCAACGACGGGTCCACCGCGACATTCACGGGGATTGAAACACTGGTCGTGAACGGCGGGCCTGACGGCGTCGTGGACGGAACCTTCGGTAACGACGTGATCGACAGCGATTACGTCGATCCGAACCTTGAGCAGGTGGACAATGGCGACGGCACCCTTGGCACCGCCGGGGACGAAGACGTCATCGAGGCGGGGTTCGGCGACGACACCGTTTACGCAGGCGAAGGCAACGACAGCATCGAGGGCGGGCCGAGCGGTCCGTTGAACTCGGCCACTGAAAACTTCAGCTGGATCGCGGAAGGTGACGGCACCGATATCTCTGGCGGGATCACGCAAGACACGGGCGTGGCCAATATCACGGTGGGCATAACCAACGACGGCGCTCTGAACCAATCTGCGATCACCAACACCACGCAATATGTGGACGGGGCAGACCCGTTCTCGGCCACCTCCGGTCTCGCGCTTGGTGGAAGTGGTGGCGCGGATGTGGCGACGCTCGACTTCGCCGCAGATGCAGAACTGACGGGTGTGTCCTTCCGCCTGAACGACATCGACGCGGGGGCTTGGGAAGATATCGTGACGGTCAATGCCTATGACCCGAACGGCAATCTGGTGCCCGTCGTCCTGACGCCCGAAACAGCGGGCGACGTGGTCACGGGCCAGACCGTCACCGGTGCCGGGACCGATAATCCCAATCAAATCGGCGGGTCAGTTCTGGTGGAAATTGCCGGGCCCATCACCCGGTTTGAGGTCATCTACGAGAACGGCAGCACCGGCGGGCAGGTCGTCTATCTGACGGATATCCACTACACCGCGTCCGAAACGGACGATGATGTCCTGCATGGCGACCAAGGTGGGGACACCATCGACGGCGGCGCGGGCAATGATGTGATCTTCGGCGATCAAATGGCCGTCGATCCCGCTGATATCCCGTCGGGCACCGGCGGCACGGCGACATCGGCCACATTCCAGAACGACAGCCCCTACGCGGTCGGGCTGGCGCAGGTCGATGCGTCGGGCGTGGTGGTTCCGGTGATCACGATCCCCGCAGGCAGCGACTATACCGCGCCGTCCACGACCCAGACCAACTGGGTCCTTCTGGAACCGGCCACAGGCGACATCCTTCAGGTCTATGAAGCCCCCGCCGACGGCAGCACGCTCATCTTCGACAGTTCCGGAGCCGACAGCCTGTTTGGAGGCTTGGGCGATGACACAATCTCGGGCGATTTTGGCAATGACACGATAGACGGCGGGGCGGGCGACGACAGCCTCAGTGGCGGGGCCGAGCAGGACGTGTTCCAGTTTACCGATGGCTTTGGCACCGACACCGTCGATGGCGGTGAGGCCGGGGACGATCTCGACACGCTCGACTTCAGCCAGATGACGACGGGCATCGACGTCATGTTCGATGGCGACGAGCAGGGCGATGTGTCTGATACAGGCTCTACCGACAGCGTTGAATTCACCAATATTGAACGGGTCGATGGCACGGGTCAGGACGACACGATTGACGCGGGCGCGTCCAACGCAGATCAAACGCTGATTGGCAACGACGGCGCGGACAGCATTGTGGGCGGGTCCGGCAACGATACGCTCTACGGCGATGGTGGCACCAGCACGCCCGCAAATGGCACATTGATCTATGCCGATAATTTCGATGGCGGCAATGACGGCGGCTGGGGCAGCACACCCACCGACAACACAGACCCGTTCTTCGGCTCCGTGCTCGGGCGCGTTCAGGGCACGGCGTCCAGCACCGATATCGAAGCGCAACGCACGCTGACATTTGATCCCGCCTATGACGATGCGGTCATCGAGTTTGACTTCCACCGCATCGACAGCTGGGACAATGAAGACTTCCAGATCTATGCCAACGGGCAGGAGATCTTTAGCCAGACCTTCAATCCCGGCACGATTGTCGGCGGGGCCAACACCGTCACAATCGGCGGCGTCACCTATACGATCACGCTGACATCGCAAGGCGATGCGGCGCAGAACGGGTATTGGGATGGCCAACCCTGGACCACGGACCAAAGCTTCCGCGTCCGGATCGAAGTTGAAAACGCCCCCGAGACGCTGGATCTGGGGTTTGGCTCCACGATCAACCAAGCAGTCACCGACGAAAGTTACGCGTTCGACAATTTCGCCGTCGTGTCCACGAACGACACGTCCATCGACCCAACCGACTTCATCAACACCGGCAACGACGACACCATCGAAGGCGGCGCGGGCAACGATGAAATCTACGGAGAAGAGGGCAATGATGTCCTCGACGGCGGCGCGGATAACGACACGCTCTTTGGCGGCGACGGCGATGACAGCGTTCAGGGCGGGGCGGGTCAGGACAGCCTGATCGGTGGCCAGGGCAACGACACACTTGTGGGCGGGGACGACGCGGACTGGATTTTCGGTGGCTCTGGCGATGTCATCGATGGCGGTGAAGGCGGCGACGACAACGATACGCTCTTCCTTGGCGATGACGGGGCCATCATCGTCTACGACACCGTTAACCCGGAAAACGGCACCGTTACCTTCAGCGACGGCACCACGCTGACATTCCAGAATATCGAAACGGTCATTCCCTGTTTCACCCCCGGCTGCCGCGTCGCAACCGCACGTGGCACGTCAAAGGTCGAAGACCTGCGCGTCGGTGATCTGATCGAGACCCATGACAATGGCTTGCAGGCCGTCCGCTGGATCGGAGCGAAGACGCTGACCCAAATCGATCTGGCCCGCGCGCCGCATCTGCGGCCCATCCGCATTCGCACGGGGGCCTTGGGACCGGGCGTGCCGAACCGGGATATGGAGGTCTCTCCCCAGCATCGCATGTTGATAGAGGGGGGGCAGACGGAACTGCTGTTCGGCGAAGATCAGGTGCTGGTGCGCGCCAAGCATCTGACGCATCTGCCGGGTGTAGAGGTCGTGAAAACCTGTGAGCGGGTCACCTACATCCACGTCATGTGCGACGCCCATGAGGTGATCCGCGTCGACGATGCCTGGACCGAGAGTTTCCAGCCCGGCGATCTGGTGCAGGATCACGAGGCGCGGGAGATCTTTGGCGATCTGCTGCACGCCTTCCCCGGGTTGGGCACGGAGGCGGGGCGCGAAACCTACGTCTCTGCCCGGCTCAGCCTGAAAGCCCATGAGGCCGGGTTGGTCCGGATCTAGACCTGCCGCAGCGGCACCTCGCGCCCATTGGCAAGTGCCGGGATCTGCCCCCGCACCTTGGCGCATTGGGCAAGGTCCAGCGTAACCACTTGCACCTTTGGCGCGACGTCCTCCAGATCCGCGATCACGCGACCCCAGGGGTCCACGGCCAGCGAATGGCCATAGGTGTCCCGACCATCGTCATGATGACCGGCCTGCGCAGGCGCGATGACGAATGACCCGGTTTCAATCGCCCGGGCCCGCATCAGGACATGCCAATGGGCCTTGCCCGTCGGCACCGTGAAGGCCGCCGGGATGAACATGACCTGCGCACCCGCCTGCGCCATGGCGCGGTAAAGATAGGCAAACCGCAGATCATAGCAGATCGACAGGCCCAGAACGCCCCAGGGCGTGTCAACGACCATCGCCTCGTTCCCCGGCGCGAAGGCCTTGGATTCCTTGAACGTGGCATCGGGCACGTCCACATCGAAGAGGTGGATCTTGTCATAGGCCGCGCGGATCTCGCCCGCTTTGTCGATCAGGGTTGCGCGGTTGAAGAACCGTCCGTCCAGGGCCAGCACGGGGGTGGAGCCTGTGTGGATCCATATCCCGTGTCTTGCAGCCAAGTCCCGGCAGCCACGGATGAACAGATCGTCCTCCGCCGCGACCACCAGAGCCTTGGCGGATGCGCGGTCGGCGTTCATCATCGACGAAACCTCGGGCAGGGCCAACATCTCTGCCCCCTGCCCTTTCGCCTGATCCGCAAGGGCTTTGACCGTCTCAAGGTTCTCGGCCTGGCTCTTGGCCGAGCACATCTGCCCGATGGCAATCGAAAGCGTCTCGCGCTTATCCATGGTCGGACAACGTTCGTGCGACGGCGTCCTTCCAGCCCGCATATCGTGCGTCGCGTGTGGCAGCGTCCATCTGCGGCTCGAACGTTGTGTCCAGCGCCCAGGACGCGGCGAAGCCGTCTTGGTCCGGGTAAAGGCCCGCACGGTTGCCCGCGATCCAGGCCGCGCCGACGGCTGTCGTCTCCAGCACCTGCGGGCGATCCACTGGCGCACCGAGGATGTCGCTGAGGAATTGCATCGTCCAGTCAGAGGCGGTCATGCCGCCGTCCACCCGAACATTGCCCGTATCGCCGGGGTAATCCGCCGCCATCGCCTCCAACAAATCGCGGGTCTGGAAACCCACCGATTCCAACGCGGCTTTGGCAATTTCCGCGGGGCCTGAATTGCGCGTCAGCCCGTATATCGCGCCGCGCGCGTCCGGGTCCCAGTAGGGCGCGCCAAGGCCGGTGAACGCGGGCACGAGGTAAAGGGACTGCGTGGCATCTGCCGCGTCCGCCAGCCCGGCACTCTGCGGCGCATCGTCGATGATCTTTAGCCCGTCGCGCAGCCATTGGACCACCGCACCCGCGATGAAGATGGAGCCCTCCAGCGCATAGGTCGGCTTGCCGTCAAACTGATAGGCAATCGTCCCCAGCATCCGGTTTTGCGACGTCACCAGCGTGTCGCCCGTGTTCAGCAGCGCGAAACACCCGGTGCCATAGGTCGATTTCAACATGCCCGGCTGGAAACATGCCTGCCCCACGGTGGCGGCCTGTTGGTCGCCTGCGACGCCAAGGATCGGCAGCGGCGCGCCGAACAGCGAGGTCTCTCCAAAATCGGCACCGCAATCGAGAACCTCGGGCAGGATACCCATGGGGATCTTGAGCATGGCGCAAATGGCCGGATCCCATCCGCCATCGCGAATATTGTAGAGCAGCGTGCGGGCCGCGTTCGTGGCATCGGTCACGTGGCGCTGGCCGTCGGTCATACGCCAGATAAGGAAGCTGTCGATGGTGCCAAACGCCAGATCCCCGTCCTCCGCCCGGGTCCGCGCACCCTCGACGTTGTCGAGAATCCAGGCCAGTTTCGTCCCGCTGAAATAGGGGTCCAGCAGCAGGCCGGTCTTCTGCTGGATCATCGGTTCACGCCCCTCGGCCTTCAACCGGGCGCACAGATCCGCCGTGCGGCGATCCTGCCAGACGATGGCATTGTAGACGACCTCCCCCGTGTGCCGGTCCCAGACCACAACCGTTTCGCGCTGGTTGGTGATGCCGATGGCCGCAACGTCCCCGCCCTGATCCAAAGCGCCCCGGCAGGTTTCCAGCACCGTATCCCAGATCTCATTGGGATCATGCTCCACCCAGCCGGATGCCGGGAAATGCTGCGTGAATTCCTTCTGGGCGCTGGCTTTTGGCCGCAACTGCCCATCAAAGACGATTGCACGGGTGGAGGTGGTGCCCTGGTCGATGGCGAGGATCTGGGTCATCTGTCGGTCTCCCTATTGCGCGGCCATATAAGCATCCAGCGCAGCGATCTGGTCCGCACTAAGTTTGAGCCCAAGTTTTGAGCGGCGCCAGACCACATCTGCCGCTTTGCGCGCATATTCGCGGGTCATCAGCCAGCGCACTTCAGCCTCGGTGAGGGTCGCGCCGAAATCCTGTCCCAGATCATCGGCGCTTTTCGCCATGCCCAGAAGGTCCGAGGCTTCGGTGCCATAGGCGCGGATCAGGCGCTTGGCCCAACGGTCGCTCAGGAAGGGATAGCCGGCTTTGAGATCCGCGATCAGCGCGGGCACGCCATCCACCGGGAAGTCCCCACCCGGCAGCGGCACGCCCGCCGTCCAGTGACCCGTGGCCTCCGGGAAGAAGCGCGCGATCTTGTCCCAGGCATCCTGGGCCAGCACGCGGTAGGTGGTGATCTTGCCACCAAAGACGTTGAGCATGGGTGCGCCCGCATCATCCAGCGACAGCACGTAATCGCGCGTTGCCGCCGTCGCGGATTTCGCCCCGTCATCATAGAGGGGCCGCACGCCGGAATAGGTCCAGACGACATCTTCTGCGCTGAGGCTGTCCTTGAAGTACTCGTTGGCGAAGGTCAGCAGGTAGTCCCGCTCCTCCGGGGTACATTCCGCGGTGCGGGGGCTGTCGAGGTGTTCGGCATCAGTGGTGCCGATCAACGTATAATCGGTCTCGTAGGGGATCGAGAAGATGATCCGCCCGTCCGTGCCCTGGAAGAAGTAGCACTTGTCGTGATCGTAGAGCTTGCGGGTCACGATGTGCGATCCGCGCACCAGCCGTACCCCTTCGCTGGAGTTCTGCCGTGCCACGTTGCGCACGATGTCCGCGACCCATGGCCCGCCCGCATTGACCAGCGCGCGCGCGTGGATAACCTCGTTCCCCGCCTCGCCGCGAACCGTGACGCGCCACAGATCCCCGTCCCGTTCGGCAGTCGTCACCTCGGTGCGGACCATGATCCGCGCGCCCCGCGCCTCCGCGTCACGGGCGTTCAGCACCACAAGACGTGCGTCTTCCACCCAGCAATCGGAATATTCATAGGCCTTGGTGAACCGGTCCTGAAGCGGCGCCCCTTCGACAGTGCCGTCCAGGCTGACGCCCTTCGTGCCCGGCAGGATTTTCCGCCCGCCCAGATTGTCATACAGGAACAATCCCACGCGGATCAGCCAGTTGGGCCGCCGCCCCTTCATCCAAGGCATCACGGTGCCAAGGATCTTGGAGGTCGGTGTCGAATTGTCGAACCGCATGTCCTTGGACAGCGGCAGCACAAACCGCATCGGCCAGCTGATATGCGGCATGGCGCGCAGCAGCGTCTCCCGCTCTTCCAACGCGTGGCGGACCAGCTTGAACTCGAAATATTCCAGATAGCGCAGACCGCCGTGGAACAGCTTCGTGGACGCGCTGGAGGTCGCGCCCGCAAGATCCTCCATCTCGGCCAGGCAAACGCTGAGGCCACGCCCCGCCGCATCCCGGGCAATGCCGCAACCGTTGATGCCCCCGCCGATCACAAAGAGGTCGTATGGCTTGTCCATGGTCCGTTTCCCCGAGCCCGCATGTCTGTCAGCGTCTTCTCACTCCATGTTCGTTTTGTCAATTTTTTGGCGCGTTTTTTTTCGCAATCTACGGGGTCAGGGCGTGGCGGCGCGCTCGACCAGATCCTCCAACAGCGGCCCGATATCCTCCACGATCAACGCAACCCCATCCGCGTTGGGGTGAATTCCGTCCGCTTGCATGAACTCCGCAACCCCTGCCCCGGCCTCCACCGGGGCGCGAAAGCCGTCGAAGAAATCGCGTGACAGCAGGGTGCCGTAGGTCTCCGCCAAGTCCGGGTACATGGCGTTGAACTCTTGCTGGTACTCCGGCCCATAATTGCCGGAGGCCACGATACCCACCAAAAGCACGTCCAGATCCTCTCGCGCCGCGATGTCTAGGATCCCTGCAAGGTTCGCGCGGCTCACGCCCGGGTCGATGCCGCGCAGAAAATCGTTACCTCCAAGCGCCACGATGACGGCGTCGACCTCCGGCGTCAGGCTCCATTCCAGTCGGGCCAAACCGCCCGCCGTTGTGTCCCCTGAGACACCGGCATTGATGACCGTCACATCCTGCCCCCGCGCATCGAGCCAGTCCTGCATTTGCGGAACAAGGCCCGCGTCCTGGCGCAACCCATAGCCCGCCGTCAGACTGTCCCCCAGCGCGAGGATCGTCACCTCCTGCGCCATCACCGGCGTTGCCAGCAGCGTGAACAAAACCGCCTTGCCCCAGTGCCGCAAGGCCCCATATCCAACGGACACCTTCGCGTTGAGACGGCTTTTCATGACAGCACTCCTTTCCCTGAACGACGCGACCCTGTCGCTGGACGGCAATGCGGGCCGTGTGGATATTTTGCACGGCATTTCGCTTGACGTCACGCGCGGCGAAACATTGGCGCTGACGGGTCCATCGGGGTCTGGCAAGTCGTCGCTCCTCATGGTCATGGGCGGGTTGGAACGGGCCACGGGCGGGTCGGTCACGGCTCTGGACCATGATCTGACCGCCATGACCGAAGATCAACTGGCCCGGTTTCGAAGGCAACATATGGGGGTCGTGTTCCAGTCCTTCCACCTGATCCCGACAATGACCGCCTTGGAAAACGTTGCCACGCCGCTGGAACTGGCGGGTGTGGCAGATGCGTTTGAGCGCGCCGAAGCCGAACTTGCCGCGATGGGGCTGGAGGCGCGCGTGGGGCATTACCCGTCGCAGATGTCAGGCGGGGAACAGCAGCGTGTGGCGTTGGCCCGCGCCTCCGCCCCCCGGCCCGACATCCTTCTGGCCGACGAGCCGACGGGCAACCTGGATGGCACCACCGGCGCGCAGATCATGGACCTGTTGATGGACCTGCGGGATCGTCACGGCGCGACCCTGATCCTTGTGACCCACTCGCCGGAACTGGCTGCCCGCTGTGACCGGGAAGTGCGTCTGCGCGACGGGCGGATCGCGCAATGATCGCCTGGCGCATCGCACGGCGCGAGTTGCGGGCGGGCCTACGCGGCGGGCTCAAAGGGTTTCGCGTGTTCCTCGCTTGCCTCGCCCTTGGCGTCGCCGCGATTGCCGCCGTCGGTTCCGTCCGGGTGTCCATCGAAGAAGGCCTGGCCCGCGAGGGGGCGGTGATTTTGGGCGGCGATGCCGAACTGACGTTCACCTACCGCTTCGCCGACGAGAATGAGCGCGCCTTCATGGACGACCTGGCCGAGGTCGTGTCGGAGACCGTTGATTTCCGGTCCATGGTTGTGGTGGATCGCACGGAGGTTGAACGCGGCCTGACCCAGGTGCGGGGCGTCGACAGCGCCTGGCCGATTTACGGAGAGGTTGGACTGGATCCGCCCATGCCCATCGCGCAGGCCCTGGAGATGCGCGACCTCCCTGGCGCCGTGATCGCACCTTTGCTGGTGGACCGGCTTGGGCTCGCCGTGGGGGACACGTTCCGCCTTGGAACACAGGCGTTTGAGCTGCGCGCTTTGCTGGTCGATGAACCTGATGGGGCCTCGTCCGGCTTCGGTCTGGGCCCCCGCACCATCGTGTCGATGGAGGGACTTGAGGAGTCCGGTCTGATCCGGACGGGCACGCTCTTTGAAACGCAATACCGCCTGCGCTTGCCCGAAGGCGCAGATCTGGCCGCAGCCGAAACAGCGGCCTCCCCGTTGGAGTTGAACGGCGCGCGGTGGCGAGATGCGCGCAACGGTGCGCCCGGCGTGGCAGAGTTCATTGACCGCATCGGCGCATTTCTGGTGCTGGTGGGGCTGGCGGGCCTCGCGGTTGGAGGCGTCGGCGTTGCGGCAGCGGTGCGCGCCTATCTGGATGGGAAGATCGCAACCATCGCGATCCTGAAAACACTGGGCGCGGAAGGCCGTGTGATCTTCGCCACCTACTTCATACAGGTGGGCCTCTTGACCGCGTTGGGTGTCGCCATTGGCGTCGCACTTGGCGCGGCAGCCCCCATCGCCTTCGCCCCGGTGATTGAGGCCAACCTGCCCGTGCCCGTCGCCATCACCGTCTATCCTGCGCCGCTCCTCGAAGCCGCTTGGTACGGCATCCTGACCGCCTTGATCTTCACGCTATGGCCGTTGGCGCGCACGTCCAAAGTGCGGGCGGCCGCGCTGTTCCGGGACGCATCCATTGGCGCGACGGGTTGGCCGGGGGCGGGCTATCTGGCTGTTATCGCTGTGCTTGTCGTCGTCCTTCTGGCCTCAGCCGTCTGGGCATCGGGCATCCCGCGCCTGGCACTGGGGACGGCCGGCGGGCTGCTCCTTGCGCTGGCACTGCTCGCGGCGTCCAGCTGGGGCGTGCGGGCCATCTGCCGACGTCTGGCGCGGCGGGTTCGCGGCCGCCCCGCCCTGCGCGCGGCCTTGGGGGCTGTCGGCGGGCCGGGGTCCGAGGCCGGATCGGTTGTCTTGTCCCTTGGTCTGGGCCTCGCCGTTCTCGCTGCCGTGGGGCAGATCGACACCAACCTGCGCA from Jannaschia sp. CCS1 includes:
- a CDS encoding ABC transporter ATP-binding protein, with the translated sequence MTALLSLNDATLSLDGNAGRVDILHGISLDVTRGETLALTGPSGSGKSSLLMVMGGLERATGGSVTALDHDLTAMTEDQLARFRRQHMGVVFQSFHLIPTMTALENVATPLELAGVADAFERAEAELAAMGLEARVGHYPSQMSGGEQQRVALARASAPRPDILLADEPTGNLDGTTGAQIMDLLMDLRDRHGATLILVTHSPELAARCDREVRLRDGRIAQ
- a CDS encoding arylesterase translates to MKSRLNAKVSVGYGALRHWGKAVLFTLLATPVMAQEVTILALGDSLTAGYGLRQDAGLVPQMQDWLDARGQDVTVINAGVSGDTTAGGLARLEWSLTPEVDAVIVALGGNDFLRGIDPGVSRANLAGILDIAAREDLDVLLVGIVASGNYGPEYQQEFNAMYPDLAETYGTLLSRDFFDGFRAPVEAGAGVAEFMQADGIHPNADGVALIVEDIGPLLEDLVERAATP
- a CDS encoding ABC transporter permease, coding for MIAWRIARRELRAGLRGGLKGFRVFLACLALGVAAIAAVGSVRVSIEEGLAREGAVILGGDAELTFTYRFADENERAFMDDLAEVVSETVDFRSMVVVDRTEVERGLTQVRGVDSAWPIYGEVGLDPPMPIAQALEMRDLPGAVIAPLLVDRLGLAVGDTFRLGTQAFELRALLVDEPDGASSGFGLGPRTIVSMEGLEESGLIRTGTLFETQYRLRLPEGADLAAAETAASPLELNGARWRDARNGAPGVAEFIDRIGAFLVLVGLAGLAVGGVGVAAAVRAYLDGKIATIAILKTLGAEGRVIFATYFIQVGLLTALGVAIGVALGAAAPIAFAPVIEANLPVPVAITVYPAPLLEAAWYGILTALIFTLWPLARTSKVRAAALFRDASIGATGWPGAGYLAVIAVLVVVLLASAVWASGIPRLALGTAGGLLLALALLAASSWGVRAICRRLARRVRGRPALRAALGAVGGPGSEAGSVVLSLGLGLAVLAAVGQIDTNLRSAIQRDLPDVAPSYFFVDIQPDQLRPFLDRVNNDPQVSRVDTAPMLRGVITQINGISAQDVAGDHWVLQGDRGVTYMAGSPPAEEITAGDWWPGDYTGPPLIAFAAEEAAEIGIGLGDEITINILGRDITATIAALRDVSFENAGIGFIVTMNAAALSGAPHTHIATVYAEEAAEAQILRDVASDAPNVTAIRVRDALDRVAEALRGIARATSYAALATLLTGFVVLIGAAAAGERGRVFEAAVLRTLGASRGVVLTSFAIRASLLGAAAGLVAIATGALGGWAVMTFVMDTDYAFEPVSAVAIVLGGAGATLLAGLAFAWRPLATRPAQVLRAQS
- the glpD gene encoding glycerol-3-phosphate dehydrogenase; translation: MDKPYDLFVIGGGINGCGIARDAAGRGLSVCLAEMEDLAGATSSASTKLFHGGLRYLEYFEFKLVRHALEERETLLRAMPHISWPMRFVLPLSKDMRFDNSTPTSKILGTVMPWMKGRRPNWLIRVGLFLYDNLGGRKILPGTKGVSLDGTVEGAPLQDRFTKAYEYSDCWVEDARLVVLNARDAEARGARIMVRTEVTTAERDGDLWRVTVRGEAGNEVIHARALVNAGGPWVADIVRNVARQNSSEGVRLVRGSHIVTRKLYDHDKCYFFQGTDGRIIFSIPYETDYTLIGTTDAEHLDSPRTAECTPEERDYLLTFANEYFKDSLSAEDVVWTYSGVRPLYDDGAKSATAATRDYVLSLDDAGAPMLNVFGGKITTYRVLAQDAWDKIARFFPEATGHWTAGVPLPGGDFPVDGVPALIADLKAGYPFLSDRWAKRLIRAYGTEASDLLGMAKSADDLGQDFGATLTEAEVRWLMTREYARKAADVVWRRSKLGLKLSADQIAALDAYMAAQ
- the glpK gene encoding glycerol kinase GlpK codes for the protein MTQILAIDQGTTSTRAIVFDGQLRPKASAQKEFTQHFPASGWVEHDPNEIWDTVLETCRGALDQGGDVAAIGITNQRETVVVWDRHTGEVVYNAIVWQDRRTADLCARLKAEGREPMIQQKTGLLLDPYFSGTKLAWILDNVEGARTRAEDGDLAFGTIDSFLIWRMTDGQRHVTDATNAARTLLYNIRDGGWDPAICAMLKIPMGILPEVLDCGADFGETSLFGAPLPILGVAGDQQAATVGQACFQPGMLKSTYGTGCFALLNTGDTLVTSQNRMLGTIAYQFDGKPTYALEGSIFIAGAVVQWLRDGLKIIDDAPQSAGLADAADATQSLYLVPAFTGLGAPYWDPDARGAIYGLTRNSGPAEIAKAALESVGFQTRDLLEAMAADYPGDTGNVRVDGGMTASDWTMQFLSDILGAPVDRPQVLETTAVGAAWIAGNRAGLYPDQDGFAASWALDTTFEPQMDAATRDARYAGWKDAVARTLSDHG
- a CDS encoding carbon-nitrogen hydrolase family protein, with amino-acid sequence MDKRETLSIAIGQMCSAKSQAENLETVKALADQAKGQGAEMLALPEVSSMMNADRASAKALVVAAEDDLFIRGCRDLAARHGIWIHTGSTPVLALDGRFFNRATLIDKAGEIRAAYDKIHLFDVDVPDATFKESKAFAPGNEAMVVDTPWGVLGLSICYDLRFAYLYRAMAQAGAQVMFIPAAFTVPTGKAHWHVLMRARAIETGSFVIAPAQAGHHDDGRDTYGHSLAVDPWGRVIADLEDVAPKVQVVTLDLAQCAKVRGQIPALANGREVPLRQV
- a CDS encoding Hint domain-containing protein, encoding MATINGDGTDNTLTGTGAADDITGFAGNDTITGGNGNDAIDGGAPSLTPTALDLNWTAQGGNGTNLAGGFTQNTGGIDVAVSFTNDGGGSAAQVSTSTTFVDTGETYDANSNLSMTGNGGSDVWTVDVDFSSVGGSGFADEVENVAFRLQDIDTGGWQDIVTVNAYDADGNLIPVILTPSGGDTVSGNTVTAGPGATAASSSEGSVLVEIAGPVARFEIIYQNGGTSGQLGLVTDVQFDAVPTDDDELFGEAGNDTITGGFGDDLLDGGTNNDVLDGGSGNDTLIGGSGNDTLDGGAGQDSLEGGTGADVLTGGDGNDTLGGGGGADTLDGGDGDDSLSGGSGFDVLTGGEGADTLDGGNGNDIFNAGSGDVVIGGEGGTDTNDQLIVDDVAEVIFDPLNSENGTVVFNDGSTATFTGIETLVVNGGPDGVVDGTFGNDVIDSDYVDPNLEQVDNGDGTLGTAGDEDVIEAGFGDDTVYAGEGNDSIEGGPSGPLNSATENFSWIAEGDGTDISGGITQDTGVANITVGITNDGALNQSAITNTTQYVDGADPFSATSGLALGGSGGADVATLDFAADAELTGVSFRLNDIDAGAWEDIVTVNAYDPNGNLVPVVLTPETAGDVVTGQTVTGAGTDNPNQIGGSVLVEIAGPITRFEVIYENGSTGGQVVYLTDIHYTASETDDDVLHGDQGGDTIDGGAGNDVIFGDQMAVDPADIPSGTGGTATSATFQNDSPYAVGLAQVDASGVVVPVITIPAGSDYTAPSTTQTNWVLLEPATGDILQVYEAPADGSTLIFDSSGADSLFGGLGDDTISGDFGNDTIDGGAGDDSLSGGAEQDVFQFTDGFGTDTVDGGEAGDDLDTLDFSQMTTGIDVMFDGDEQGDVSDTGSTDSVEFTNIERVDGTGQDDTIDAGASNADQTLIGNDGADSIVGGSGNDTLYGDGGTSTPANGTLIYADNFDGGNDGGWGSTPTDNTDPFFGSVLGRVQGTASSTDIEAQRTLTFDPAYDDAVIEFDFHRIDSWDNEDFQIYANGQEIFSQTFNPGTIVGGANTVTIGGVTYTITLTSQGDAAQNGYWDGQPWTTDQSFRVRIEVENAPETLDLGFGSTINQAVTDESYAFDNFAVVSTNDTSIDPTDFINTGNDDTIEGGAGNDEIYGEEGNDVLDGGADNDTLFGGDGDDSVQGGAGQDSLIGGQGNDTLVGGDDADWIFGGSGDVIDGGEGGDDNDTLFLGDDGAIIVYDTVNPENGTVTFSDGTTLTFQNIETVIPCFTPGCRVATARGTSKVEDLRVGDLIETHDNGLQAVRWIGAKTLTQIDLARAPHLRPIRIRTGALGPGVPNRDMEVSPQHRMLIEGGQTELLFGEDQVLVRAKHLTHLPGVEVVKTCERVTYIHVMCDAHEVIRVDDAWTESFQPGDLVQDHEAREIFGDLLHAFPGLGTEAGRETYVSARLSLKAHEAGLVRI